A stretch of Rhododendron vialii isolate Sample 1 chromosome 4a, ASM3025357v1 DNA encodes these proteins:
- the LOC131322203 gene encoding low affinity inorganic phosphate transporter 1-like yields MAKEQLEVLNALDVAKTQWYHFTAIVIAGMGFFTDAYDLFCISLVTKLLGRIYYHHDSDAKPGTLPPNISAAVNGVAFCGTLAGQLFFGWLGDKMGRKRVYGMTLMLMVLASVASGLSFGKSPESVMATLCFFRFWLGFGIGGDYPLSATIMSEYANKKTRGAFIAAVFAMQGFGILTGGVVAIIVSLAFKSKFPAPAYEVSPLGSTVPAADYVWRIILMFGAVPAAMTYYWRMKMPETARYTALVAKNAKQAAADMSKVLEVEIQAEQEKVEKISQDQSNSFGLFSKEFLRRHGLHLLGTTSTWFLLDIAFYSQNLFQKDIFSAIGWIPSAKTMNALEEVFRIARAQTLIALCSTVPGYWFTVALIDKIGRFAIQLMGFFFMTVFMFALAIPYKHWTHPDNRIGFVIMYSLTFFFANFGPNATTFVVPAEIFPARLRSTCHGISAASGKAGAIIGAFGFLYLSQSRDPAQTDKGYPPGIGVRNALIILGGICFLGMLCTFLVPESNGKSLEEMSQENEEEGGAAPGYDSRTVPV; encoded by the coding sequence ATGGCCAAGGAACAGTTGGAAGTGCTTAATGCACTTGATGTTGCCAAAACACAATGGTACCATTTCACTGCAATTGTAATTGCCGGAATGGGTTTCTTCACCGATGCCTACGATCTGTTTTGCATCTCTCTGGTGACGAAACTGCTCGGTCGCATATACTACCACCACGACAGCGATGCTAAGCCGGGGACTCTGCCTCCCAACATCTCGGCTGCTGTGAACGGTGTCGCCTTTTGCGGTACCCTAGCCGGACAACTCTTCTTCGGGTGGCTCGGAGACAAGATGGGTCGGAAAAGAGTCTATGGCATGACCCTGATGCTCATGGTCCTTGCCTCGGTTGCTTCCGGTCTTTCCTTCGGAAAGAGCCCGGAAAGCGTGATGGCCACGCTTTGTTTCTTCCGCTTCTGGCTAGGCTTTGGCATAGGTGGCGACTACCCTCTTTCCGCCACCATTATGTCCGAATACGCAAACAAGAAAACCCGCGGCGCCTTCATTGCCGCGGTTTTCGCTATGCAGGGTTTCGGTATCCTGACTGGTGGAGTGGTTGCGATTATTGTTTCTTTGGCCTTCAAGTCCAAGTTTCCTGCCCCTGCATACGAAGTTAGTCCTCTTGGATCCACTGTCCCCGCAGCCGACTACGTCTGGCGAATAATCCTTATGTTTGGCGCCGTCCCAGCTGCCATGACTTATTACTGGCGTATGAAGATGCCTGAAACCGCTCGTTACACGGCCTTGGTGGCGAAGAATGCCAAACAGGCCGCTGCGGACATGTCCAAAGTGTTAGAAGTTGAGATACAAGCAGAACAAGAAAAAGTGGAAAAGATTTCTCAGGACCAGAGCAattcttttggtttgttttcaAAGGAATTTCTCCGTCGCCACGGGCTTCACTTGCTTGGAACAACCTCCACATGGTTCTTGCTAGACATTGCTTTCTACAGCCAgaatcttttccaaaaagacattttcagcgCGATCGGGTGGATCCCCAGTGCTAAAACAATGAACGCGTTAGAAGAGGTTTTCAGAATTGCTAGGGCTCAGACTCTCATTGCCCTCTGCAGCACCGTGCCCGGGTACTGGTTCACCGTGGCGCTTATCGATAAAATAGGCCGTTTCGCAATTCAATTGATGGGATTCTTCTTCATGACCGTCTTCATGTTCGCCTTGGCTATCCCTTACAAGCACTGGACTCACCCGGACAACCGAATTGGATTTGTGATAATGTACTCCCTCACTTTCTTCTTCGCCAATTTCGGTCCCAACGCGACAACCTTCGTTGTCCCAGCGGAGATTTTCCCTGCGAGGCTGAGGTCCACATGTCACGGCATATCGGCAGCATCGGGCAAGGCCGGGGCGATTATTGGGGCGTTCGGGTTCTTATACTTGAGTCAGAGCCGAGATCCGGCTCAAACGGATAAAGGGTACCCGCCGGGTATCGGTGTGAGGAATGCGCTCATCATCCTCGGTGGAATCTGTTTTCTGGGCATGCTATGCACTTTCTTGGTGCCGGAATCGAATGGCAAATCCTTGGAGGAAATGTCTCAAGAGAACGAGGAAGAAGGAGGAGCAGCTCCTGGTTATGACAGTAGGACAGTTCCAGTTTAA
- the LOC131323957 gene encoding uncharacterized protein LOC131323957: MYLSLFKELGIPESCLLPAEVPLIGFSGTPVWPLGRITLPVVTGSIASNLEFVVVDAPSPYNAILGRNWLHSIKAAASTYHQVVRYIGANGKQEDLFGDQLQARQCCVSAIGKTSSSKRVHWVEVPNKPVLEDVGSFPKEKSIEDLVKFPLNEDASRYFMLGAGLPKAESDETFQFLKSNIEVFAWTPYDMPGIDPELIHHSLNVSKSAKPVIQKPRCSATIHAEAVNEEVDKLLEAGAIKEVQYLTWLANPVVIDQLVDATAGHAWLSFLDAYRGYHQIAMDPDDMEKTAFITPRGLFCYLVMPFGLKNAGATFQRMVYVLFGILIGEIMEAYINDMVIKSLKAENHLSHLAEVFAILKKYKLRLNSDKCAFGVSSGKLLGYLVTRRGIEADPN, translated from the exons ATGTACTTATCTCTCTTCAAGGAGCTTGGAATCCCAGAGTCATGCCTTCTCCCAGCAGAAGTTCCCTTAATCGGATTTAGTGGAACTCCCGTTTGGCCTCTCGGAAGGATTACACTCCCCGTTGTTACGGGCTCGATTGCTTCTAATTTAGAGTTTGTCGTTGTGGACGctccgagcccatacaacgcaatccTTGGCCGAAATTGGCTCCACTCAATAAAAGCCgccgcctcaacctaccaccaggtggtcAGGTACATCGGTGCTAACGGCAAACAAGAAGATCTGTTCGGAGACCAGTTACAGGCCAGACAATGTTGCGTCTCAGCCATCGGAAAGACATCAAGCTCCAAACgagtacattgggttgaagtTCCTAACAAACCAGTTCTCGAGGACGTCGGATCTTTTCCTAAAGAAAAATCCATTGAAGACCTTGTAAAATTCCCACTCAATGAGGATGCATCTCGTTATTTTATGCTCGGCGCCGGTTTGCCCAAAGCCGAGAGTGATGAAACATTTCAGTTCTTGAAGAGCAACATTGAAGTCTTTGCATGGACACCGTACGATATGCCAGGCATCGACCCAGAGCTCATCCATCACTCACTCAAtgtttcaaaatcagcaaagccagtcattcaaaagCCTCGTTGTTCGGCCACTATTCATGCCGAAGCAGTCAATGAAGAAGTGGACAAGCTCCTCGAGGCTGGTGCCATCAAAGAAGTGCAATACCTCACTTGGCTCGCGAACCCtgtggtg ATTGATCAATTGGTAGATGCAACAGCAGGTCACGCTTggctgagtttcttggatgctTATCGAGGTTACCATCAGATAGCCATGGACCCCGATGATATGGAAAAGACGGCGTTCATCACACCTAGGGGCCTCTTCTGCTACCTGGTTATGCCGTTCGGCCTTAAGAATGCGGGGGCCACATTTCAAAGAATGGTATACGTATTGTTCGGAATTCTCATCGGCGAGATCATGGAAGCTTATATTAATGATATGGTCATCAAGAGTCTCAAAGCCGAGAACcacctctctcatcttgccGAAGTCTTTGCAATATTGAAAAAGTACAAGCTACGGCTTAATTCCGACAAATGCGCCTTCGGAGTTAGTTCCGGGAAGTTACTCGGTTATTTGGTCACTCGGCGTGGTATCGAAGCAGATCCGAACTAG